The Pelecanus crispus isolate bPelCri1 chromosome 7, bPelCri1.pri, whole genome shotgun sequence genome includes a window with the following:
- the SPG21 gene encoding maspardin → MGEIKVSPDYNWFRSTVPLKKIIVDDDDSKVWSLYDAGPRSIRCPLIFLPPVSGTADVFFQQILALTGWGYRVIALQYPVYWDHLEFCDGFRKLLDHLQLDKVHLFGASLGGFLAQKFAEYTHKSPRVQSLILCNSFSDTSIFNQTWTANSFWLMPAFMLKKIVLGNFASGPLDPEMADGIDFMVDRLESLGQSELASRLTLNCQNSYVEPHKIRDIPVTIMDVFDQSALSTEAKEEMYKLYPNARRAHLKTGGNFPYLCRSAEVNLYIQIHLLQFHGTRYAAIDPSMVSAEELEVQKISLHTSNEQEEQ, encoded by the exons ATGGGAGAGATTAAAGTATCTCCTGACTATAACTGGTTCAGAAGCACAGTTCCTCTTAAAAAG ATCATAGTAGACGATGACGACAGTAAAGTCTGGTCACTGTATGATGCAGGACCTAGGAGCATTCGGTGCCCACTCATATTTCTCCCTCCTGTAAGTGGAACTGCAGATGTCTTTTTCCAGCAAATTTTGGCGCTGACTGGATGGGGCTACAGAGTTATTGCT TTGCAGTATCCGGTGTACTGGGATCACCTTGAGTTCTGTGATGGATTCAGAAAACTGTTAGACCACCTTCAGCTGGATAAA GTTCACCTTTTTGGAGCTTCTCTGGGAGGCTTTCTGGCTCAAAAATTTGctgaatacacacacaaatctcCCAGAGTTCAATCTCTCATCCTATGTAATTCCTTTAGTGACACTTCTATCTTCAATCAGACATGGACAGCAAACAG CTTTTGGCTGATGCCTGCtttcatgctgaaaaaaattgtcCTTGGGAATTTTGCATCTGGTCCTCTAGATCCTGAAATGGCTGATGGGATTGATTTCATGGTGGACAGG CTGGAGAGCCTGGGCCAGAGTGAGCTTGCCTCAAGACTTACCCTCAACTGCCAGAACTCCTATGTAGAACCTCATAAAATTCGAGACATCCCTGTAACCATTATGGAT GTGTTTGACCAAAGCGCGCTTTCAactgaagcaaaagaagaaatgtataaGCTTTATCCTAATGCCAGAAGAGCTCATCTGAAAACAGGAGGCAACTTCCCGTATCTCTGCAGGAGTGCTGAGGTCAACCTATATATTCAA ATCCATTTGCTGCAGTTCCACGGTACCCGTTATGCAGCCATTGATCCCTCCATGGTCAGCgcagaagagctggaagtcCAGAAGATCAGTCTTCACACAAGCAATGAGCAGGAAGAGCAGTAG
- the ANKDD1A gene encoding ankyrin repeat and death domain-containing protein 1A has product MGDELAAGDDTLLHSEKEFHHAAKRNDTARMEELIRRGVDIKAKTNTDRTALHWAAGAGNMDAVRLLLDHDVPVDDEDSFGMNALLLSAWFGHLRVLQILVNAGAKINCVNRNGRNLLHCAAQRGHIQVMEFIMEDLEDVCVDQTDKMDRTAFHLAAEYGRLEVVEFLIRLGCSHSAKDKEENTALHLAAKNGHLSVLQKIIDVGVGLDEKNLEGLTALHLAAEGGHGDCMKLLLEAGADVNAQTQKKMNCLHYAALHGYEEIARILMDAGIHKDAVNHQNASATHIAVLQNFPAMVKLFIDVECDLDIPDNRQQTSLHIAAEHGRQDIAEMILIAGVNLKLTDKQGKTSLDVAARGNHINLADMIIKADRFYKWEKDNLNSDSDSWVAKHLTFKQDHRLETQHIRSVMWRLATKYLKPGEWKKLAHYWKFTDAHIRAIEQQWTGTKSYREHGHRMLLIWLHGVITAGDNPIKGLYEGLVGIGRRDLAESIRKKANADSASPRKCVAM; this is encoded by the exons aCAGACCGGACTGCCTTGCACTGGGCCGCGGGAGCAGGGAACATGGATGCTGTGCGACTGCTCCTGGATCACGATGTCCCGGTGGATGATGAAGACAGT TTTGGAATGAATGCGCTTCTCCTGTCTGCCTGGTTTGGCCACCTCCGTGTCCTGCAGATCCTCGTCAATGCTGGGGCCAAGATTAACTGTGTCAATAGG AATGGCAGGAACCTGCTCCACTGTGCTGCTCAGAGGGGACACATCCAGGTGATGGAATTCATCATGGAGGACCTGGAGGATGTGTGTGTGGATCAGACAGACAAG ATGGACAGGACAGCGTTTCACCTGGCTGCAGAGTATGGGCGgctggaggtggtggagttCCTAATTCGACTGGGCTGTTCTCACAGTGCCAAAGACAAG gaagaaaatacgGCATTGCATTTAGCTGCTAAAAACGGACAtctctctgtgctgcagaagatTATAGATGTTGGAGTGGGCCTTGATGAGAAGAACTTA GAAGGACTTACGGCTCTGCACCTGGCTGCTGAGGGGGGTCACGGTGACTGTATGAAGCTGCTCTTGGAAGCAGGTGCTGATGTCAATGCCCAAACCCAG AAGAAGATGAATTGCCTTCATTACGCAGCACTGCATGGCTATGAGGAGATAGCCAGGATCCTCATGGATGCAGGAATCCACAAAGATGCTGTTAATCAC caaaatgcATCAGCGACACACATTGCAGTACTACAGAACTTCCCAGCCATGGTGAAGCTCTTTATTGACGTGGAGTGTGACCTTGACATTCCAGATAAT aggcagcagacCTCACTCCACATCGCTGCGGAGCATGGCAGGCAGGACATTGCTGAGATGATTCTCATTGCAGGAGTCAATCTGAAGCTAACAGACAAG CAAGGGAAGACGTCTCTGGATGTCGCCGCCCGAGGCAATCACATCAACTTGGCGGACATGATTATCAAAGCTGATCGGTTTTACAAATGGGAAAAG GACAATCTGAACAGCGACTCCGACTCCTGGGTGGCAAAGCACTTGACCTTTAAGCAAGATCACAGGCTGGAAACGCAGCACATTCGCTCAGTAATGTGGAGGTTAGCTACTAAGTACCTCAAACCTGGTGAATGGAAGAAGCTGGCACATTACTGGAAATTCACTGATGCCCACATTAGGGCCATTGAGCAACAATGGACAG GCACTAAAAGCTACAGGGAGCACGGCCACAGAATGTTGCTTATCTGGCTCCACGGCGTGATCACGGCAGGAGACAATCCAATCAAGGGATTGTACGAAGGCCTCGTGGGGATCGGAAGAAGAGATTTAGCAG AAAGCATTCGGAAAAAAGCAAACGCAGACTCTGCCTCTCCACGGAAGTGCGTAGCAATGTAA